The following are encoded in a window of Brevibacillus sp. DP1.3A genomic DNA:
- the yfmF gene encoding EF-P 5-aminopentanol modification-associated protein YfmF yields the protein MTASTTEIAFQSSQINGMNVHILPTEKFKTTTIVTMIEQTLSEEHVTKTALLAMVMKRASARFPETKLLRAHLDFLYGAIFDVDVTKKGERQILQIYMEVPNEKYLSNESSLLEQAIEFVGDMLVRPHVQNNAFSEKYLAQEKETLRKRMESLIDDKMKYANQRVTEEMCKGEPFSLLVQGRVADLPKISGQELYQYFKEVTTTNPINMFVVGDVDQQEVSEAIRKHIPLERSQVGELQIESTVKDVSAEREVIDRLDVNQAKLNIGCRTQITYKDDDYPTLLLFNGILGGFPHSKLFVNVREKESLAYYAVSRLESHKGILMIMSGIEVSKYQRAVEIIKQQLDLMQQGTISDEEMSQTRATLSNQFRELLDSARGMIEFTYNGVISGRPRKIEELLAGINQATIEDIKKVASKVTIDTIYLLRDKKGEA from the coding sequence ATGACTGCTTCTACAACCGAAATTGCATTTCAAAGCTCCCAAATCAATGGGATGAACGTACATATCCTTCCAACAGAAAAGTTCAAGACAACGACGATCGTGACGATGATTGAACAGACGTTATCGGAGGAGCACGTAACGAAAACAGCATTGCTTGCGATGGTCATGAAACGTGCCAGCGCTCGTTTTCCAGAAACGAAGCTATTGCGAGCACATTTGGATTTCCTGTATGGTGCCATTTTTGATGTAGATGTCACCAAAAAAGGCGAGCGGCAAATCCTGCAAATTTATATGGAAGTACCGAATGAAAAATATTTGTCCAATGAATCCTCACTTTTGGAGCAGGCCATCGAATTCGTTGGAGATATGCTCGTCAGACCGCATGTACAGAACAACGCTTTTTCCGAAAAGTACTTGGCACAGGAAAAAGAGACGCTACGTAAGCGGATGGAAAGTTTAATCGACGACAAAATGAAGTATGCGAACCAACGCGTAACAGAAGAAATGTGTAAAGGAGAGCCATTCTCTCTTCTCGTCCAAGGGCGCGTGGCGGATTTGCCGAAAATCTCCGGTCAGGAGCTGTATCAATATTTTAAAGAAGTAACGACGACGAATCCGATCAATATGTTCGTGGTGGGGGATGTTGATCAGCAGGAAGTAAGTGAGGCTATTCGCAAGCATATCCCATTGGAGCGCTCGCAAGTAGGAGAACTGCAGATCGAATCGACGGTGAAAGACGTATCTGCTGAACGCGAAGTGATCGATCGACTCGATGTCAACCAAGCAAAGCTCAATATCGGTTGCCGCACGCAGATCACTTATAAGGATGACGATTACCCAACGCTGTTGCTATTCAACGGGATTTTAGGCGGTTTTCCTCACTCCAAGCTGTTTGTCAACGTCCGTGAAAAGGAGAGTCTCGCTTACTATGCCGTATCCAGGCTAGAGAGCCACAAAGGGATTCTCATGATTATGTCCGGGATTGAAGTTAGCAAATATCAGCGTGCGGTTGAGATTATTAAGCAGCAGCTTGATCTGATGCAACAAGGAACCATATCGGATGAGGAAATGAGCCAGACCCGTGCGACTTTGTCTAACCAGTTCCGTGAACTATTGGACAGTGCTCGCGGCATGATTGAATTTACGTACAACGGTGTGATTAGCGGACGTCCTCGGAAAATCGAAGAGCTTTTGGCGGGGATCAACCAAGCGACCATAGAGGATATCAAAAAAGTAGCGAGCAAGGTGACGATCGACACGATTTATCTGCTACGGGACAAGAAGGGAGAGGCATAA
- the yfmH gene encoding EF-P 5-aminopentanol modification-associated protein YfmH has protein sequence MQTTVFEQVNETVYHETLQNGLQVYLVPKQGFSKTYAVFTTRYGSIDSHFRTRSGEEINVPDGIAHFLEHKMFEKKDRDVMHEFSKNGASCNAFTSFNRTAYLFSCTDKLDDNLNLLLDYVQDPYFTDASVEKEKGIIGQEITMYDDNPDWKVYMNLLKAMYQKYPINIEIAGTIETISHITKEYLYQCYETFYHPANMLLLVVGSFEPEAIMKLIRENQGAKEFSPAPQITRVFPEEPSAPAEAKVEAFLTVGLPKCMIGIKEKENGLTKEALLKRELTTKLVLDIAFGTSSAVYERLYDSELITESFDFDYSSEQDYAYTIIGGDTPDPERLVETIKAEIEQLKQNGIAQDDFERAKRKKIGNFMRSLNSVEFIANQFTSFKFNGNDLFSVVPTLESITREDVEKRLKEHFLIEQMAVSIVRSASPQE, from the coding sequence ATGCAGACCACTGTTTTTGAACAAGTAAATGAAACGGTATATCATGAAACTCTCCAAAATGGATTGCAAGTCTATTTGGTTCCCAAACAGGGCTTCAGCAAAACATACGCCGTGTTCACTACGCGCTATGGCTCCATTGATAGCCATTTCCGCACTCGAAGCGGGGAAGAAATCAATGTTCCCGATGGCATTGCGCATTTTCTTGAGCACAAAATGTTTGAGAAAAAAGATCGGGATGTCATGCACGAATTCAGTAAAAACGGGGCGAGCTGCAATGCATTCACGAGCTTCAATCGTACGGCTTATTTGTTCTCGTGCACAGATAAGTTAGATGACAATCTGAATTTGCTGCTCGATTATGTGCAGGACCCGTATTTTACAGATGCCAGTGTAGAAAAGGAAAAAGGAATCATCGGCCAGGAAATCACCATGTACGATGATAATCCTGACTGGAAGGTGTACATGAACCTCCTAAAGGCCATGTACCAAAAGTATCCGATTAACATTGAAATTGCGGGTACGATCGAGACGATCTCTCATATTACAAAAGAATATTTGTATCAGTGCTATGAAACGTTTTACCATCCTGCCAATATGCTCCTATTGGTTGTGGGCTCCTTCGAGCCAGAAGCGATCATGAAGCTCATTCGTGAAAATCAGGGAGCTAAAGAGTTTTCTCCTGCACCACAAATCACGCGTGTGTTTCCAGAAGAGCCATCAGCTCCAGCGGAAGCGAAAGTAGAAGCGTTTCTAACAGTGGGCTTGCCCAAATGCATGATCGGAATCAAAGAAAAGGAAAACGGTCTAACCAAGGAAGCCTTGTTAAAACGCGAGTTGACTACTAAACTGGTATTGGACATCGCGTTCGGCACAAGCTCCGCTGTCTATGAGCGTTTGTATGACAGCGAGCTGATTACGGAAAGCTTTGATTTTGACTACAGCAGCGAGCAGGATTATGCGTATACGATTATTGGCGGAGATACACCTGATCCAGAGCGCTTAGTGGAAACGATCAAAGCAGAAATCGAACAGTTGAAGCAAAACGGTATAGCCCAGGATGATTTTGAGCGTGCGAAGCGTAAAAAAATCGGAAACTTCATGCGTTCTCTTAACTCCGTAGAGTTTATCGCTAACCAGTTTACCAGCTTCAAATTTAACGGAAATGATCTGTTTTCCGTAGTGCCGACCTTGGAGTCGATCACACGCGAAGATGTGGAAAAACGTTTGAAGGAGCATTTTTTAATCGAGCAGATGGCTGTTTCCATCGTTCGTTCCGCTTCGCCACAGGAGTAA
- the ymfI gene encoding elongation factor P 5-aminopentanone reductase, whose product MFKQETPWALITGASGEIGQAIAAYLIDTGVPLYLHYNRNIEKLEPLVQKCQEQGVPCGILQADLRDPQQIAAMFAQMQVAPLLIVNNASVDDVGLFTDVTVEKFDELIALNVRSAFLVCQAAVPAMLRARYGRIVNISSIWGLTGGSCEVLYSMTKGAVNTFTKALAKEMAPNGITVNAVAPGAIAGGMMERFAPDEMDMIAEEIPANRLGQPYEVAAVVRFLLSADSSYVTGQVISPNGGWYT is encoded by the coding sequence ATGTTCAAGCAAGAGACGCCGTGGGCGTTAATTACGGGAGCTTCCGGAGAGATCGGGCAGGCGATCGCTGCCTACCTGATTGATACGGGGGTTCCCCTTTATCTGCATTACAATCGAAATATAGAAAAATTGGAGCCGTTGGTGCAAAAATGCCAGGAGCAGGGAGTTCCGTGCGGCATCCTCCAAGCTGATCTACGGGATCCACAGCAAATTGCGGCGATGTTTGCTCAGATGCAGGTTGCACCACTATTGATCGTAAACAACGCCTCAGTGGACGATGTCGGCTTATTTACGGATGTAACTGTCGAGAAATTCGATGAGCTCATCGCACTCAATGTTCGATCCGCTTTTTTGGTCTGTCAAGCTGCTGTTCCGGCCATGCTGCGCGCAAGATATGGGCGTATCGTCAACATTTCTTCCATTTGGGGGCTGACAGGCGGTTCATGTGAGGTGTTGTATTCCATGACCAAAGGAGCAGTCAATACGTTCACCAAAGCCTTGGCAAAGGAAATGGCCCCAAACGGAATTACGGTAAATGCAGTCGCTCCTGGAGCTATTGCTGGTGGAATGATGGAGCGCTTTGCTCCAGATGAAATGGACATGATCGCGGAAGAAATACCTGCCAACCGTCTCGGACAACCATATGAGGTAGCCGCTGTCGTGCGCTTTTTGCTTTCGGCGGATTCTAGTTATGTGACGGGGCAAGTGATTAGTCCAAACGGTGGATGGTACACGTAG
- a CDS encoding DUF3243 domain-containing protein, whose translation MSILDNFSDWKAFLGDRVDQAKQAGMEGETLQNVAYQIGSYLSEQVDPKNDQERLLKQLWDAGDQQQQQALATLMVKLVQNRNDANAGS comes from the coding sequence ATGTCGATTCTTGACAATTTCAGCGACTGGAAAGCGTTTCTCGGAGATAGGGTAGACCAAGCGAAACAAGCCGGGATGGAAGGCGAAACGCTTCAAAATGTAGCTTATCAAATTGGTAGCTATCTGTCTGAGCAAGTAGACCCGAAAAACGATCAGGAGCGTCTGTTGAAACAGCTGTGGGACGCAGGTGATCAACAGCAGCAACAAGCTTTGGCAACACTCATGGTGAAGCTTGTTCAGAATCGCAATGACGCGAACGCTGGCAGCTAG
- a CDS encoding YmfK family protein: MEAKKEWYMEYEIARNRPGLLGDVSSILGMLNINIVTINGVDTMRRGMLLLTDDDEKMEVLRNVVQKMDNITITRLRPPTMLDRLAVRHGRYIERDSEDKKTFRFVREELGLLVDFMAEILKKEGHQLIGIRGMPRVGKTESMIAASVSANKRWTFISSTLLRQTVRSSLAIDEMSTDHVYLIDGIVSTLRSTEKHFTLLREIMNFPAAKIIEHPDIFVRESEYQLDDFHYIIELRHHPDEEITYELINNRGFDNFEMN, from the coding sequence ATGGAAGCGAAGAAAGAATGGTACATGGAGTATGAGATTGCCCGTAACCGTCCCGGTCTCTTAGGGGACGTATCTTCTATTCTGGGGATGTTGAACATCAATATCGTGACGATCAATGGTGTGGATACCATGCGTCGAGGTATGCTCCTCTTGACCGATGATGATGAAAAAATGGAGGTTTTGCGCAACGTTGTGCAAAAAATGGACAACATAACCATAACGAGGTTACGTCCCCCGACCATGCTGGATCGATTGGCTGTACGCCACGGTCGCTATATTGAACGGGATAGCGAGGACAAAAAAACGTTTCGTTTTGTTCGTGAGGAGCTGGGCTTGCTGGTCGATTTCATGGCAGAAATCCTGAAGAAGGAAGGTCACCAGCTCATCGGGATTCGTGGCATGCCTCGCGTAGGGAAGACTGAATCCATGATTGCTGCCAGCGTATCCGCCAATAAACGTTGGACATTCATTTCCTCTACTTTGCTGCGCCAGACGGTGCGTAGCTCCTTAGCCATTGATGAAATGTCTACTGATCATGTATATTTGATAGATGGAATTGTCTCAACGCTGCGATCGACAGAAAAGCACTTTACCTTGCTTCGGGAGATTATGAACTTTCCTGCCGCAAAAATCATTGAGCATCCGGATATATTCGTAAGGGAATCTGAGTACCAACTTGATGATTTCCATTACATTATTGAGCTGCGTCATCATCCGGATGAAGAGATTACATATGAGCTTATCAACAATCGCGGCTTTGATAATTTCGAAATGAATTAA
- a CDS encoding helix-turn-helix domain-containing protein — translation MSELGQVLQRAREEKGITLDDIQRITKIQRRYLEAIERGHFHVLPGHFYARAFIKSYAEAVGLDPNHILNHFQSDLPAQPPTEQVERLRRRRVASANNPLQAGRWVTKTLLVLFIALIIGVIYFAVVNNNGGQSTQPVPGGTVNPGAEIVTPGGGAATSPIAQQPKPPSITTPTPETGTKPPETVTETPQATITFESQQGSMYNYSLQGGEKITVYLKVKEETSWFGISEGKGKTYVEQGTLKKDQEKTIELGKSAYIRLGKPTVVELKVNGVLVDTSKMKSMPSNITMKVKEAVTQ, via the coding sequence GTGTCTGAGCTAGGTCAAGTCCTACAAAGGGCCCGCGAAGAAAAAGGAATCACGCTCGACGACATCCAACGTATCACCAAGATACAGCGGCGATATTTGGAAGCCATTGAAAGGGGTCATTTTCACGTACTTCCTGGCCACTTTTACGCGCGTGCATTTATAAAGAGTTATGCGGAAGCTGTCGGTCTAGACCCGAACCACATCTTGAATCACTTTCAGTCCGATTTGCCGGCCCAGCCACCTACAGAGCAAGTAGAACGACTGCGTCGCAGACGAGTTGCTTCAGCGAACAATCCATTACAAGCGGGGCGATGGGTTACCAAGACCTTGCTCGTATTGTTTATTGCCTTGATTATCGGGGTTATTTATTTCGCTGTCGTCAATAACAACGGAGGTCAGTCGACTCAGCCAGTGCCGGGTGGAACAGTTAACCCTGGAGCTGAAATTGTCACGCCTGGTGGTGGAGCGGCAACATCCCCGATTGCTCAACAACCGAAGCCTCCTTCTATTACCACACCGACTCCTGAAACAGGAACAAAACCACCTGAGACCGTTACGGAAACTCCTCAGGCAACCATCACATTCGAATCGCAGCAAGGATCGATGTATAACTATTCCTTGCAAGGTGGAGAAAAAATCACGGTTTATCTGAAGGTGAAAGAAGAAACAAGCTGGTTTGGTATTTCGGAAGGAAAAGGCAAAACTTATGTTGAGCAGGGAACGCTCAAGAAGGATCAGGAAAAAACGATTGAGCTGGGGAAATCCGCTTATATTCGTTTGGGCAAACCGACTGTAGTGGAATTGAAGGTTAACGGAGTCTTGGTAGACACGTCTAAAATGAAGTCAATGCCGTCCAATATTACGATGAAAGTAAAAGAGGCGGTCACCCAGTAG
- the rimO gene encoding 30S ribosomal protein S12 methylthiotransferase RimO encodes MTEKVGTREKVAIVTLGCEKNLVDSDMMAHLIDEKGYELVDNPEEATVVIVNTCGFIDAAKEESVNKILEMGELKESGKLKSLVVAGCLTQRYKEDILNEIPEVDGIVGTGDFMSITGIIEESLEGKRPIFVGNPIFTYEDVVKRKVKQGTYTAYIKIAEGCDNACTFCSIPLMRGGFRSRTIESIVEEARHLAAQGIVEVSLIAQDSTNYGTDIYDGKLMLPELLNRLAEVEGIEWIRLHYAYPGFFTDELIHTFATNPKVCKYVDMPLQHSEDHILKRMRRPGRQTDIRALVAKIRAQVPDVALRTSLIVGFPGETEEDFERLSEFVKDIRFDRLGVFTYSNEDDTPASRLPDHVDEEVKEKRANMLMEIQREVAGDRNGRFVGQVLEVLIERYEGRNDIYVGRTQYDAPEIDGEVFVTGFKGELGNIVKVKITHSYEYDLAGEVV; translated from the coding sequence ATGACAGAGAAGGTAGGCACGCGTGAAAAAGTAGCGATTGTTACGCTGGGCTGTGAAAAGAATCTCGTTGATTCGGACATGATGGCCCATCTGATAGATGAAAAAGGTTATGAACTGGTTGATAACCCGGAAGAAGCAACTGTGGTCATCGTCAATACCTGCGGTTTCATCGATGCAGCCAAGGAAGAATCCGTAAATAAGATTCTGGAAATGGGTGAATTGAAGGAATCCGGCAAACTGAAGTCGCTTGTGGTGGCGGGCTGTCTCACACAACGTTACAAAGAGGATATCTTGAATGAGATTCCTGAGGTGGACGGCATTGTCGGAACAGGCGATTTTATGTCGATTACAGGTATTATCGAAGAATCTCTAGAGGGCAAGCGACCGATTTTTGTAGGAAATCCCATTTTTACGTACGAAGATGTAGTGAAGCGGAAAGTAAAACAAGGCACATACACCGCATATATTAAAATTGCCGAGGGTTGCGACAACGCCTGTACGTTCTGTTCGATTCCTTTGATGCGTGGGGGATTCCGCAGTCGTACAATCGAGTCCATCGTAGAAGAAGCGCGTCATTTGGCTGCTCAAGGTATCGTAGAAGTAAGTCTGATTGCACAAGATTCTACGAACTACGGTACGGATATTTACGATGGAAAACTGATGCTTCCTGAACTTTTAAACCGTCTGGCTGAAGTCGAGGGCATCGAGTGGATTCGTCTTCACTATGCATACCCTGGATTTTTCACCGATGAATTGATCCACACCTTTGCAACCAATCCAAAAGTGTGCAAATACGTAGATATGCCTTTGCAGCACTCCGAAGACCATATTCTGAAAAGAATGCGTCGCCCTGGAAGACAGACGGACATTCGAGCGCTGGTAGCAAAAATTCGCGCGCAGGTTCCAGATGTGGCGCTGCGTACCTCTTTGATCGTAGGGTTCCCGGGGGAAACAGAGGAAGACTTCGAGCGTCTGAGCGAGTTTGTGAAGGATATTCGCTTTGATCGACTGGGTGTGTTTACTTACTCCAACGAGGATGACACGCCAGCTTCCCGTCTGCCTGATCACGTAGACGAAGAGGTTAAGGAAAAACGTGCGAACATGCTGATGGAAATTCAGCGTGAAGTAGCCGGAGATCGCAACGGACGCTTTGTTGGTCAAGTCTTGGAAGTTTTGATTGAACGTTACGAAGGACGTAACGATATTTATGTAGGTCGAACACAGTATGACGCTCCGGAAATCGATGGTGAAGTATTCGTCACTGGTTTTAAAGGCGAGCTGGGCAACATCGTAAAAGTAAAAATTACACACTCCTATGAATACGATTTAGCCGGGGAGGTAGTCTAG
- the pgsA gene encoding CDP-diacylglycerol--glycerol-3-phosphate 3-phosphatidyltransferase produces the protein MNLANRITLARIFLVPVVMFFMLVRYNIGTFTIGSLTMTYNELIAALVFILAASTDGLDGYIARKNKIVTNLGKFLDPLADKLLISAALISLVEMQRLEAWIAIVIISREFAVTGLRLVAAAEGQVIAASALGKLKTWVQIVAITAVMIRNFPFGFFGIPFDEVATWAMVIITIYSGYDYFAKNRNVIQYS, from the coding sequence GTGAATCTCGCCAACCGCATCACCCTCGCCAGGATTTTTCTGGTGCCGGTAGTAATGTTTTTTATGCTGGTGCGTTACAACATCGGGACATTTACGATTGGCAGCCTGACGATGACGTATAACGAGCTGATTGCGGCTTTGGTGTTTATCCTAGCAGCCAGTACGGACGGACTCGACGGTTATATTGCACGGAAAAATAAAATCGTGACGAACTTGGGGAAGTTTCTGGACCCGCTTGCTGATAAGCTATTGATATCTGCAGCACTCATTTCACTCGTAGAGATGCAGCGTCTGGAAGCGTGGATTGCGATTGTCATTATCAGCCGGGAGTTTGCGGTAACGGGTCTACGGCTAGTTGCTGCGGCAGAAGGACAGGTAATTGCTGCGAGTGCATTGGGTAAACTGAAAACATGGGTGCAGATCGTAGCGATTACGGCTGTCATGATTCGCAACTTCCCATTTGGGTTCTTCGGCATTCCGTTCGACGAAGTAGCTACTTGGGCGATGGTGATCATCACGATTTACTCCGGGTACGACTACTTTGCGAAAAATCGTAACGTGATCCAATACTCGTAA
- a CDS encoding competence/damage-inducible protein A has product MRAEIIAVGTELLLGQIANTNAQFLSQKLAEIGVGVYFHTVVGDNTERLLQVIRLASGRSDLVIFTGGLGPTQDDLTKETLAGHVGIGLETNPEAMERIEKFFLQRGIVMTENNRKQALVLSGSHVFSNDFGMAPGMAIRHDSSTFVLLPGPPSELYPMVENYVMPYLTDLLPEKQVFHSHVLRFYGIGESALEEKLLDLIEKQENPTIAPYAKEFEVTLRITARAATVEEGEALILPVEKEILSRVGQYMYGMGENSSLHDVLVSKLKKRNETIACAESCTGGAIASLITSVPGSSQVFRGGVVCYTNEVKNQLLEVPHSILQTDGAVSEKTAQLLAEHVREKLGATYGISITGVAGPDPSEGKPVGLVYVGIAAEGMPTVVKELRLAGRRHAIVGRAAKYALFYALQMQKER; this is encoded by the coding sequence ATGAGAGCGGAGATTATCGCGGTAGGTACTGAGCTTTTGTTAGGCCAGATCGCTAACACCAACGCACAGTTTCTTTCTCAGAAGCTGGCGGAAATTGGCGTGGGAGTTTACTTTCATACCGTTGTGGGAGACAACACGGAGCGATTGCTACAAGTGATTCGATTGGCATCAGGACGATCTGATCTCGTCATTTTCACGGGTGGGCTAGGGCCGACTCAAGATGATTTGACGAAAGAAACCTTGGCGGGGCATGTAGGCATTGGATTGGAAACGAATCCAGAGGCCATGGAGAGAATTGAAAAATTCTTTTTGCAACGTGGGATTGTCATGACGGAGAACAATCGTAAGCAGGCGCTGGTGCTTTCTGGCAGCCATGTATTCTCCAACGATTTCGGGATGGCGCCGGGGATGGCGATCCGTCATGACAGTAGTACGTTCGTGCTGTTGCCTGGACCACCAAGCGAGCTGTATCCAATGGTGGAGAATTACGTGATGCCTTACTTGACCGATTTGCTTCCCGAAAAACAAGTGTTTCATTCTCATGTACTCCGGTTCTACGGAATAGGCGAATCCGCTTTGGAGGAAAAATTGCTCGATCTGATCGAAAAGCAGGAAAATCCAACGATCGCGCCATACGCCAAGGAATTCGAAGTAACGCTGCGGATTACGGCAAGAGCTGCTACAGTCGAAGAAGGAGAAGCCCTAATCTTGCCTGTAGAAAAAGAAATACTCAGCCGTGTTGGCCAGTATATGTACGGGATGGGCGAGAACTCGTCGCTGCATGATGTGCTGGTTTCTAAGCTGAAAAAGAGAAATGAGACGATCGCTTGTGCAGAAAGCTGCACAGGAGGAGCAATTGCCTCGTTGATTACTTCTGTACCAGGAAGCTCGCAAGTGTTTCGTGGCGGGGTAGTCTGCTACACCAATGAAGTGAAAAATCAGCTGCTCGAAGTACCTCATTCCATTTTGCAAACAGATGGGGCAGTCAGTGAGAAAACAGCTCAATTGCTGGCTGAACATGTACGAGAAAAGCTGGGAGCTACTTATGGTATTTCTATTACGGGAGTGGCTGGACCAGATCCTTCCGAGGGTAAGCCTGTTGGCCTTGTCTACGTAGGGATCGCAGCAGAAGGAATGCCCACAGTTGTAAAAGAGCTGCGCCTTGCCGGAAGAAGGCATGCAATCGTTGGACGTGCCGCTAAATACGCGTTGTTTTATGCGCTGCAAATGCAAAAAGAAAGGTGA
- a CDS encoding DEAD/DEAH box helicase, protein MTIFSDFPLHKSILQAIHDMGFEEPSPIQAACIPKVLDGGDLIGQAQTGTGKTAAFGIPLVEKITPANRVQAIVLTPTRELAIQVAGELLRISKYNKVRTLPIYGGQSIGHQIRALRQGVQIVVGTPGRVMDHLRRKTLKLDHVHTLVLDEADEMLDMGFIEDIETIITHMPEERQTLLFSATMPPEIKRLATRYMKQPQTIAVSREEVTAPLIEQVYYKVFDRNKVESLCRILDSEDVELGIIFCRTKRGVDELSEVLQSRGYLADGLHGDLSQAQRDKVMNSFREGSIEFLIATDVAARGIDVGNVSHVINYDIPQDSESYVHRIGRTGRAGRKGIAMTLVTPREVRQMMFIQKQTKAQVLSRNVPSLEEVAERKQEQLREQLTSLLESDAIADMYQKVADALVGQYPAEKVAAAALHLAFHTEAGQGQEVEAYNFGETGAAKGMVRFFLNVGRNANMKPQDLVREISESVGIPGKSVGRIDIFENFTFVEVPEEVAAFVYESLRQTRINGKRINLEPAKPRGAKRS, encoded by the coding sequence ATGACGATTTTTTCCGATTTTCCTTTACATAAATCTATTCTGCAAGCGATTCACGATATGGGCTTCGAGGAGCCATCACCGATTCAGGCAGCTTGCATTCCAAAAGTTCTGGATGGCGGAGACCTGATTGGTCAAGCACAGACAGGTACTGGTAAGACTGCTGCATTCGGGATTCCACTTGTAGAAAAGATTACGCCTGCCAATCGTGTACAAGCGATCGTGCTGACCCCAACTCGTGAGCTGGCTATTCAGGTTGCGGGAGAGCTCCTGCGCATCTCCAAATACAATAAAGTTCGTACGCTGCCAATCTATGGCGGACAATCGATCGGACATCAAATTCGTGCACTGCGTCAAGGTGTACAAATCGTTGTAGGTACTCCTGGCCGTGTTATGGACCACTTGCGCCGTAAAACATTGAAGCTGGATCACGTACATACACTCGTTTTGGATGAAGCGGATGAAATGCTGGACATGGGCTTCATCGAAGATATCGAGACGATCATCACGCATATGCCAGAAGAGCGTCAAACCTTGCTGTTCTCTGCGACGATGCCGCCAGAAATCAAGCGTTTGGCTACCCGTTACATGAAACAGCCGCAAACGATCGCGGTGAGCCGTGAGGAAGTAACGGCGCCATTGATCGAACAGGTATACTACAAAGTGTTTGACCGCAATAAAGTGGAGAGCCTTTGCCGCATCTTGGATAGTGAGGATGTTGAGTTGGGAATCATTTTCTGCCGCACCAAGCGCGGTGTAGATGAGTTGTCCGAAGTGCTGCAATCCCGCGGATACCTTGCAGACGGCTTGCATGGTGACTTGTCACAGGCACAACGTGACAAGGTCATGAACTCGTTCCGTGAGGGCTCGATTGAATTCCTGATCGCGACAGATGTAGCAGCACGCGGTATCGACGTAGGAAACGTCTCCCACGTAATCAACTACGATATTCCACAAGACTCTGAGAGCTACGTACACCGTATTGGCCGTACTGGTCGCGCAGGTCGCAAAGGAATCGCGATGACGTTGGTTACGCCTCGTGAAGTAAGACAAATGATGTTTATCCAAAAGCAGACAAAAGCACAAGTGCTTTCTCGCAATGTTCCTTCCTTGGAGGAAGTGGCTGAGCGCAAACAAGAACAATTGCGTGAACAGTTGACTAGCCTTTTGGAAAGCGATGCAATCGCGGATATGTATCAAAAAGTAGCGGATGCTCTCGTAGGTCAATACCCTGCTGAAAAAGTAGCAGCAGCTGCCTTGCACCTCGCATTCCATACAGAAGCAGGACAAGGGCAGGAAGTAGAAGCGTACAACTTTGGTGAGACGGGTGCAGCAAAAGGCATGGTTCGCTTCTTCCTGAACGTAGGTCGCAATGCAAACATGAAGCCACAGGATCTGGTTCGTGAGATCTCTGAATCTGTTGGTATCCCAGGAAAATCAGTAGGTCGCATCGACATTTTCGAGAACTTCACTTTCGTTGAGGTTCCAGAAGAAGTAGCGGCATTCGTATATGAGTCACTGCGTCAAACCCGTATCAACGGAAAACGAATCAATCTGGAGCCTGCAAAGCCTCGCGGAGCGAAGCGTTCCTAA